From the genome of Streptomyces spinoverrucosus:
ATCAGCAGGACGTCGGCCGGGTCGGCGCCCTCGACGGTTCCGGCCGCCGTACGCCAGGCGCCCTCGGGGTCGGTGAGGTGGTGCCGGGCCAGGACGGCCGCGGTGTCCAGGAAGCGGACCTCGGTGTCCGGGACCAGCGCGGGCGGGGCGGCCAGGGCGGACGGTGGGCGTGCGGTGCCCTGTTGCCAGGCTCGCACCGCCTCCTGGACGGCCGCGGCGGGCGGGCGCAGATGGTGGGCGCGCCAGCGGGCGAGATGGTCGGCCGAGACCCAGTCGGCCAGGCGGAGTTGCGCGGCGGGGACCTCGTCCGTCATCCACTGCGCGCAGCGCTCACGGAGCCGCTCCAGGACGTACCGGCCCAGCGGCGTCAGCGTCTCGTGGTCGTGCACCTCGTCGAGGACCGACCACACCTGGCCGCGCCACAGGGCGAACTCGAAATGGGCCAGCGGGACATCCGCCGGGTCGGCCGTGTGGCGGTGGGCACGCCATAAGCGGGCGACGCCCAGGAAGGCGTAGATGCCCTGGAGGAGACCGCCGAGCGGGCGGGGGTCGTCGCGCCAGGGCGCGTAGAAGAGCTCCTCCGACGGCGCGGGGCCGCCAGGCGGCTCGGTCAGCGGGCCGAGGTTGATCAGGGCGCCCAGCTTGATGTGCTGGAACTCGTGCATGAGTGTCGCCGCGAGCTGGACGGCGTCGTCCGGGTGGGAGGCGACGACGCCGCCGAACGCGGCCGCCGACGTGCAGCTGAACGGCCGAAACCTTTCTCTCGCCGAGGTCGGCGCCACCGACATCAGCCCCCGGCGCATGGCCCCGGCGGTCACCGGATCGTCGCGCCGCAGGATCTCCCAGGCCTCGGCGAGGAGTGCCGACCAGGACGCCGCCTCCTCCTCCGGCATCGGCCGGGGCTCGCTCGGCCGGGGAAACGTCCGGTACGGGTCCAGCTCCTCCAGCACGAGGGGCTTCGCCGTCCCGCCGGCTCCCAGCGTCAGCCGCCGCACCGGCAGCCAGCCCGGCCCGCGCACCTCCCACCCGGGCGCGACCTCGACGTCCCCGCCCGCCCCGGTGACCCGCAGCCGCCCCGCGTGTGCCGTCACCCGGGCGGTGCTCCACGGCTGACGCTCCGGCAGGACCGCGCAGCCCAGCGTGGGCAGCGGCACCAGCCCGTGCCGCACCGGCACGGTGATCGAGAAGTCCAGCCCGGCCCGCGCCCCCGCGGCGGCGGCCAGCGCGGACAGATACCCGACGACCACCCACTTCGGCGCGTCGTCCTCGCCCCCGGCCCACCCCCGGGCCGCGCGCACCGCGAGGGAGACCCACAGGCCGGTGCTGGGGGACATCAGGATGTCCTCGCACACCTCGGGCGCGGCCCGCTGGGCGCGCTCCAGCAGGGCCCAGGCCTCGGCGTGCGGCACCGACCCGGTGTCGTCCCCGGTGAACGTGAGCGCGTCGTGCAGGGCCCGCATCAGCAGCAGGCGACGGCTGCGCTCCGCGCCGAACAACGCCTCCACCACCGCGTTGTCGCCCTCGCCGCAGGCCAGGGCCCGGACGCCGGCCGTCGAGAGCCGGTGGAAGGGCAGGTGGTTCCCCTTCGTCGTGGCGTCAGCGGCCACGGATCCCCCACCGCACCTCGGTCATCCCGTCAGGCCGTCGACACGGGAGCCGTTGTAGTTCGAGGCCGTGATGCCCTGGGGTCCGTCGATGTGGTGCAGCAGCCGCTCCAGCGACTCGGCGAAGTCCGGCCCGTCCATGGAGCGCAGGGCTTGCAGGGAGACCCCCGACAGGTCGACGAGACAAGACTCGACGGCAGGCATCGTTTGCTCCACGGCTGCCAAGTCCCCTCCCGTGCCTACGAGTCAGCGCGCTGTCGGCTCCCAACCATCATGACCCAGCAGGCCACAAGTCGAAACCCCACATCCCGGCCGCCCGGGCGACATCACGTCACCGGTAGCGCCCGGCCAGCCGGGCGGCGGCCCCGTCGACCCGCTCCACTTCCGCAGACGGCCCCTCCAGCAGCCGTACCGCCTCAAGGAGTTGGTCGAGCGTGCCCGGGTAGCGCAGGCAGGTGCGCACGACGCCGTAGACATCCATTCGCAGCCGGGGGTCGCGGGGGCTGTTGGCCGTGATCCGGTCGCTGATGCTGTCCAGCAGCAGGGTCATGCCGTTCGGGCTCCGCAGCATGGGCAGGGCCGTGAGGGCGTCGACGAGGTCGACCAGTTCCCGCAGGGGCAGTTCGCCGGGCAGTCCGGTCAGCGGGGTGACCGGGCGGGGAGCCGCGGTGCCGTCGGCGGAGCCGAGTCCGGCGCGCGGGGGCAGTCCGGCGTACCGGCCGAACCGGTCCAGCGCGGCCGGGGACAGGACGTCGTACCACCGCTCCACCCGGCGGGCCGCGAGCCGGCCCAGTCCGTCCGCGCGGTGGTGCGCGCTCACCACCCCGATCACCGCGCCCCCGCACCAGACCGCCGCGCCGGACATGCCCTCCCACGGCGAACGGTCCGGTTCGACGTCGGCGGGCGGGACGACGACGGCCAGTTCGAGCGTTCCCTCGCGGCGGTTGGACAGCACGGAGACGGTGCCGGAGACATGGCACGAGTCGCGGTACTGGCCGGGCGAGCCGTCGTCGCGGGGGTGTGCGGTGTCCCTGCGGAGCTTGAAGCGGGGGAAGCCCATGGCGCTGAAGGGCACCACCACGTCGGCGTCCGGGACGGCCGCGTAGCGGGGCGCGGGGACGGCGGGCAGGCCGGGCGGGACGCCGGTCAGCTCCAGCAGGGCGACGTCGGCGGCCTCTTCCAGCGCCACGACGCGGGCGTCGGCGCTCCACTCACCGGGCCGGTCGGCGTCGAAACGCACGCGCACGGAGCCGCTCGGGGGCGCGACGACATGGGCGGCCGTCAGCACGCATGCGGTGGTCACCCGGTACCCGGAGCCGCGCCGCCCCGGGCGCCCCCGCGACCCGCCGACGATGATCTCGGCGACGCGCGCCACGTCCAGCCCTCGCTCCCCCGGGTCCGCCACATCGGTCCACTACCCGTGGGGTGCGGGGCGTACGCCGGAGTGACCGGCGACGAGGGCCTCGCGGGCCACGGCGACGACGTACTCCCGCAGGCGCTCCGTGAACAGCCGCATGTTCTTGCGCGCGACGTCGGTGTCCGGGTAGCGGCTGGCCAGTTGCAGGCCCTCGTGGAGGCGGGTCAGCCAGACGCAGACCTGGTCGCCGTACGACACCCGGATCAGGCCGTAGGCCTTCAGGTCCTGCCAGCGTTCGGAGCCGGTGGTGGCGCGGGCGTCGACGAAGGAGACGATCGAGTACAGGTCGGGGGAGGTGGGGCGGAAGTCGGCGCCGAGGAGCTTCAGAACGCGGGCGATGGGCTTGCGGGACAGGGGGCGGTTCTCGCGCAGGGCGGTGCGGACCATGCGCAGGGCGCTGTCGAAGTCGGGCGCCTCGGCGACCGGGACCTCGATCGGGGCGCCGCCGACGTACCAGCCGACGGAGTCCGACCACTGGGAGCGGACCCGGGTGTGGAAGGGCACGACCGTGCGGTACACCTGCTGGCCGCCGAGCTCGCGGACGATGAGCGCGGTGGCGGCGAGCACGCCGACGAGGCTGCCGCCGTACGGCCGGCAGTACGCCTCGAAGGCGGCGGCGTCGGCGTCCGCGACGAGCATCTCCTGCATGAACTTCTGCGTGGGCAGCGGCCCTTCGGGGTCGAGCCCCAGCTCCATGGGGAAGTTGGGCAGCTTGCCGTCGCACTGGGCGATGAACTCCCGCCAGCGGGTGACGATTTCGTGGGTGTCGTCGAGGCGGTCGGCCTCGGTGCGTTCGAGGGCGCAGAAGTCGACGTAACTGGCGACGGGGGGCGCGGCGAGGCGGCGGCCGTCGAGGGCGGAGGCGTACAGCTCGTGGATCTCGGCGGGGATGCGGTGGATGGAGTGCGCGTCGACGTTGCTGTGGTCGAACGCCATGTAGACGCTGGTGCCGTCGTCGCGGACGACCGCGGTGTAGATGAAGTTGGGCCAGCTCAGCGCGTCGGCCACGGTGTCGAACCGGTCCTGCAGATACCGGGTCAGCTTGGCCGCGTCGCCGAAGGCGCCCCGGTCCTGGCGGTGCAGGACGACCGCGTCCGCGTCGAGCGTGAAGCGCCGCATGTCGTCGCCGATCCAGCGGAAGCCGCTGCGCAGGGTCTCGTGGCGCAGGGTCCAGGCCCGCAGGGCCTCCTGGAGTACGTCGAGATCGACCCGGCCCGGGACGTCGAACGCCGCGCCGAGCCAGGTCGGCACGAACAGGCCGTCCTGACGCACGGAACGCGCGGTGCGCACGTGCGACTCCTGGACGTACGCGGGCGGCCGGGAGTCCTCCGGCATGTCGGCCGCGGCCTCGACGGCCGCCGGATGCAGCTTCCACTCCACGAGCCGCCCGGGGCGGATCTCGCAGCGCTGGATGTCGGTCATTCGCACAGCATTCTCCGTTCGCCTGCCCACGGGAGACGACCGGCTCGGCGACCGTGTCTGCTGGGCATCGCTCAGTGCACAAAGGGACCAACGCTCAGGTGTTGCGGAAGAAACGCGGAGGTCATTTTTTGCGGGGCAGCGGTTGCCGTGCAGGGGAACGCCCCCGGTGTGGGAGCCGGGGGCGTTCGTCGGGGTGGTTACGGGGCGTTGATCAGGTCGTGCGGGGGGACCTTGACCGTGCGGGCGCCCGGTTCGCCGCCCAGGACGACCTTGCGGAGGGCGACGTTGTTGTTGAGATTGGTTTCCTTGAGGCGCTTCTCCGGGTTGGCGATCACCTGGATGTAGTAGGTGCCGTTCGGCAGGTCGGTGATGTCGAAGGACTGGCCGGGACGGTACTGGGTGTACGTGTCGCCGGAGCCGACGTCGAGCACCTCACGGACCGAGATGGAGTTCTGCTGGCCGCACGCGGTCGACAGGTCCGTGTTGTACGGGTGCCAGTTGGCGTTCTTCACCGTGTAGTCGATGGCGTCGGTGTTGGCCAGGCAGAACGCCTCCTTGCCGCTGCGCACCTCCTTGGTCTGGTCCTCGCTCAGCAGCCGGTAGCTGGCGAAGTCGGTGAAGTGCCAGTGCTCGTGGCCGATGCGCGGGTCCCACTCCATCGTGCCGGTGGGCGTGTAGCCGACCTGCTTGCCGTTCGCGTCGTAGAAGTACTGGTACGCGTCCATCAGGTCGGCGCCCGGGCTGCGGAACCCGTCCACGACGAGCGGCGCGGGCCCGGCGTTCCACACGTTCGCGCTGAACGCGAGGTAGTCCTTGCCGGGTACGTCCCCGTCCTCGCCGTCCGTGATCGCGATGTCCCACGCCGGCAGCGACCGCAGGTCGGGCTTGGGCACGTTCGCCGGGACGCCCGCGCGCCCGGTGGGCCGCTTGGCGTTGGGCTTCAGCGCGGGCGCGATCCGCGAGCCGTCGGTGTGCCCCGGCCCGTCGCCCAGGTGCGAGGCACGGCCCCGGTCCTCGAGCGCGTGCGACAGCTGGGGCGGAGTGGGAGCGTCGGCGCCACGGGGGCCGTAGTGGTGGGCATGTCCACCCGCGGCATGGCCACTCGCGGCATGAGCGCCCGCGGCATGACCACCCGCGGCATGGCCCCCGTGCCCGCCGTGCTGGGCGCCGGAGCGCGAGGCGGCCACGCCCTCGCCGCCACCGCCGTCGCTGATCTGCCGTACGGTCACCTTGATCGTCGGCTGGTCGTTCGGGATGCCGAACAGGTCGCGGTACTTCTTCGCCACCGCGACCTTGGCCGTGTACTCACCGGCCGGCAGATCCACCGGCTTGTCGTAGTCGACCGTGCTGGAGTTGGACGCCCACCCCTTCTCCACGCCCCACACCGAGCCCAGCGTCCACGGGTTCGTGGGGCAGCTCTCCGGGTAGTGCGAGGTCGCCGGGGCGTCCGGGCGGATCCGGCCCGAGGCGTTGTTCGGGCAGAAGGTGCCCTTGGACTTCGCGACCTCCTGGCCGGCCGCGTCCTTGACCGACACCTCCAGGAAGCCGGGCAGCCCGGAGAAGTCCTTCACCAGCCCGGCGGGCAGCTTCTTGGTCTGGACACTGTTTCCGTTGCGCAGGACCTGCTGGGCGACCACCGGGTCCTTGTACGACTTCCGCGTCACCTTGAACTCCAGCGGCGCGTTGTCGACCGAAACGTACGTCCCGAGGTCCAGGTAGACCCCGGGCTCCCCCTCCCAGCGATCCAGCGTCACGGACTTCGACGCGGCGATCAGCTTGAGCTGCGGTTTGCCGGGCGTGGTGCTCGCCGGGTCGGCCCCGGAGGCGACCGCGGCCCCGCCGACGACGACGGTGAGCGCGGTGCCGGCGGCGAGCGCCGAACGCTTCACGCGATTGCGGTGTTGCTGACTGGTCATCGATTCCTCGTCTGCGAGTGCCGCCCGTGGGCGGCATCGGACCGGACAGCCCACGTCGCCCCGGCCACCGCTGTACCGACGCACCCCACGCGCCCGGCGCCCGAGAGTTCTGTGAGCACCCTGTGAGACAGGTAAAACCGGTGCGTGGGTTGCCTGTTGGGGCCGAACTTCACGCGAAGAGGTGGCCTGGGGCGGGCCCGGCGGGCCGCTTCACCCCCGGCGAATCTGTGCAGGAGCGTCACACAGGCTGCACACAGTGGCCGGAATCCGTCGTTACCGTTGCTGGCCGTTCGGGGGCTGTCGACTCAGGAAGACCGTGCGGATGGACTACTGGCAGATGGACTACTGCTCCTCGTGCCGTCGGCATCTCAATGGCGCCCTGGTGTGCCCCGGATGCGGCGCCTACGCTCCGGACATCGCACCGGCCGCCCGCGAGGAGACCGAGCCGGAGCCGGTGTACGCCCCTGCGGCCCCGGCGATCAAGGAGCCGGCCCCCTCGCCGGAGGGTCGCGCGGCCCGGCGTCGGCAGCGGGTCCGCTGGAAGAAGAGCCAGCGCCGGGCGCTGGTGGCGACGGCGGTCGCCCTGGTCGGCGGCGGACTGACCCTCACCACCATGGACCGCGGCACGCCCACCGACCGCGCCCAGGCGGCCGCCGCGCCGGACGAGCTGACCCTGGACATCGCGGGTCGGCAGCCGGCCGAGCGAATACGTCCGACGGCGACCCAGCCGGAGCAGCAGCGCACCGCGCCCCGGCCGAGCGCCCCGCGGTCCCCGGACTCCGGCTCCACCACGAACCCCTCGCAGCAGCGCCCCACGACCCCGGCTCCGCACAGCGCGCGCCCGGAGACGCCGGTCTCCGTGCCGACGGCCCCGACGACGGTGCCGCAGGCCCCGCAGCACCGGTCCGTCACCCCCGTACCCCCGGTGGAAACGGCCCCCAGCGCCACCCCCGCCACGCCCCAGCCGAGCTCGCCCCCGGCCGACGCCGGCACGGAGCCCACCACCCCCGGGACGACGAACCCCGCACCGACGACGCCACCCTCGTCACCCCAGCTCTGCGTACTGGTCCTCTGCCTGGGCTGACGTCAAGGCCGGTGCAACACGTCGGCGGCCTGCGAACCGAGCGCCCACGCCCTGACAGGCCCACCCACCGACCGACCGAGTCGGTTGGCGGGTGGGCGATGGGGTCAGCGGCCGGAGGCCCGGCGGCGGCGGGTGGCGAGGACGATCGCGGTGCCGCCGACGAGCAGCGCCGCCGCGCCCACCGCGATCGGCGTCGTGTTGCTGTCGGCGCCCGTCTCGGCCAGGTCCCCGCTGTTGCCGGCGGCCGACGGCACGTTCGCCGGCTCCGTGCTCGGCGACCCGCTCGACGGCGTCTCACTGGCCGGCTCGCTCTCCGCGGGCGTCGTCTCCGGCGCCGGCGTCGACGGCTCCTCGGTCTCCGGCGGTGTCGTGGCGGACGGCGGAGAGGTGGGCGTCGGCGGTGTCGTCGCGGGCGGCTGCGTCGCCGTCGTCGTACAGTCCTTCGTCCCGCCGTTCCACGCGGCGATCAGCTTGTCCTTGATGACCGGCCGGTCCGGCCCCTTGGGCAGCTCACCGTGCTCGAAGCCGTCCTCCACGTCGAAGACGCCGTCGTACTTCACCGCCCCGCGGTAGAGGTCGACCTGCGCGAAGCACCCGGCGTCGGGTACGGCGATGTCGAGCGAGTCGGTCTGTCCCGGCTTCACGGTCACCGTGTCGAAGTCGATGAACACCTGCTCACCGGACGTGGCGAAGGTGGCCCCGTGGGCGAGGTAGGACGCGAGGGACGCCGTACAGGTCGTCGCGTCCCCGGCCGTACGGACCTTGATGTGGACCTTGCCGTCGTCGGTCGGCCGCAGGCTGACGTCGTCGACCTTGACGGAG
Proteins encoded in this window:
- a CDS encoding effector-associated domain 2-containing protein; amino-acid sequence: MADPGERGLDVARVAEIIVGGSRGRPGRRGSGYRVTTACVLTAAHVVAPPSGSVRVRFDADRPGEWSADARVVALEEAADVALLELTGVPPGLPAVPAPRYAAVPDADVVVPFSAMGFPRFKLRRDTAHPRDDGSPGQYRDSCHVSGTVSVLSNRREGTLELAVVVPPADVEPDRSPWEGMSGAAVWCGGAVIGVVSAHHRADGLGRLAARRVERWYDVLSPAALDRFGRYAGLPPRAGLGSADGTAAPRPVTPLTGLPGELPLRELVDLVDALTALPMLRSPNGMTLLLDSISDRITANSPRDPRLRMDVYGVVRTCLRYPGTLDQLLEAVRLLEGPSAEVERVDGAAARLAGRYR
- a CDS encoding SCO2400 family protein encodes the protein MDYWQMDYCSSCRRHLNGALVCPGCGAYAPDIAPAAREETEPEPVYAPAAPAIKEPAPSPEGRAARRRQRVRWKKSQRRALVATAVALVGGGLTLTTMDRGTPTDRAQAAAAPDELTLDIAGRQPAERIRPTATQPEQQRTAPRPSAPRSPDSGSTTNPSQQRPTTPAPHSARPETPVSVPTAPTTVPQAPQHRSVTPVPPVETAPSATPATPQPSSPPADAGTEPTTPGTTNPAPTTPPSSPQLCVLVLCLG
- a CDS encoding HEXXH motif domain-containing protein; the protein is MAADATTKGNHLPFHRLSTAGVRALACGEGDNAVVEALFGAERSRRLLLMRALHDALTFTGDDTGSVPHAEAWALLERAQRAAPEVCEDILMSPSTGLWVSLAVRAARGWAGGEDDAPKWVVVGYLSALAAAAGARAGLDFSITVPVRHGLVPLPTLGCAVLPERQPWSTARVTAHAGRLRVTGAGGDVEVAPGWEVRGPGWLPVRRLTLGAGGTAKPLVLEELDPYRTFPRPSEPRPMPEEEAASWSALLAEAWEILRRDDPVTAGAMRRGLMSVAPTSARERFRPFSCTSAAAFGGVVASHPDDAVQLAATLMHEFQHIKLGALINLGPLTEPPGGPAPSEELFYAPWRDDPRPLGGLLQGIYAFLGVARLWRAHRHTADPADVPLAHFEFALWRGQVWSVLDEVHDHETLTPLGRYVLERLRERCAQWMTDEVPAAQLRLADWVSADHLARWRAHHLRPPAAAVQEAVRAWQQGTARPPSALAAPPALVPDTEVRFLDTAAVLARHHLTDPEGAWRTAAGTVEGADPADVLLIAGRHEAARDAYAARLSGKEAPVSAWAGLGRSLTTDPNHRRAARLLLRHPERARAVQDALAATTGRAADPVRLAAWLGQDLGD
- a CDS encoding condensation domain-containing protein — translated: MTDIQRCEIRPGRLVEWKLHPAAVEAAADMPEDSRPPAYVQESHVRTARSVRQDGLFVPTWLGAAFDVPGRVDLDVLQEALRAWTLRHETLRSGFRWIGDDMRRFTLDADAVVLHRQDRGAFGDAAKLTRYLQDRFDTVADALSWPNFIYTAVVRDDGTSVYMAFDHSNVDAHSIHRIPAEIHELYASALDGRRLAAPPVASYVDFCALERTEADRLDDTHEIVTRWREFIAQCDGKLPNFPMELGLDPEGPLPTQKFMQEMLVADADAAAFEAYCRPYGGSLVGVLAATALIVRELGGQQVYRTVVPFHTRVRSQWSDSVGWYVGGAPIEVPVAEAPDFDSALRMVRTALRENRPLSRKPIARVLKLLGADFRPTSPDLYSIVSFVDARATTGSERWQDLKAYGLIRVSYGDQVCVWLTRLHEGLQLASRYPDTDVARKNMRLFTERLREYVVAVAREALVAGHSGVRPAPHG
- a CDS encoding LAETG motif-containing sortase-dependent surface protein is translated as MSIARRVTMRRLLGTGAASLVLCAASASGAWATGSPGGGDGWESGGQYKPGTGAGTVTETDRCQFSLDGANFHDSVKVDDVSLRPTDDGKVHIKVRTAGDATTCTASLASYLAHGATFATSGEQVFIDFDTVTVKPGQTDSLDIAVPDAGCFAQVDLYRGAVKYDGVFDVEDGFEHGELPKGPDRPVIKDKLIAAWNGGTKDCTTTATQPPATTPPTPTSPPSATTPPETEEPSTPAPETTPAESEPASETPSSGSPSTEPANVPSAAGNSGDLAETGADSNTTPIAVGAAALLVGGTAIVLATRRRRASGR
- a CDS encoding lysyl oxidase family protein: MTSQQHRNRVKRSALAAGTALTVVVGGAAVASGADPASTTPGKPQLKLIAASKSVTLDRWEGEPGVYLDLGTYVSVDNAPLEFKVTRKSYKDPVVAQQVLRNGNSVQTKKLPAGLVKDFSGLPGFLEVSVKDAAGQEVAKSKGTFCPNNASGRIRPDAPATSHYPESCPTNPWTLGSVWGVEKGWASNSSTVDYDKPVDLPAGEYTAKVAVAKKYRDLFGIPNDQPTIKVTVRQISDGGGGEGVAASRSGAQHGGHGGHAAGGHAAGAHAASGHAAGGHAHHYGPRGADAPTPPQLSHALEDRGRASHLGDGPGHTDGSRIAPALKPNAKRPTGRAGVPANVPKPDLRSLPAWDIAITDGEDGDVPGKDYLAFSANVWNAGPAPLVVDGFRSPGADLMDAYQYFYDANGKQVGYTPTGTMEWDPRIGHEHWHFTDFASYRLLSEDQTKEVRSGKEAFCLANTDAIDYTVKNANWHPYNTDLSTACGQQNSISVREVLDVGSGDTYTQYRPGQSFDITDLPNGTYYIQVIANPEKRLKETNLNNNVALRKVVLGGEPGARTVKVPPHDLINAP